A genomic segment from Desulfurispirillum indicum S5 encodes:
- a CDS encoding PAS domain S-box protein, translating to MKAMVRRQSFQRRVLVTTLAIIFAGIWFLSFIVTNSLQKDMERLLASQQYATVSLMAHQIERGFQARVQALEELAGRVGQLGIAHDPEAIQSMLEYRTSLHQLFNGGLLFVDEGFTVRADAPPQPGRRGLTYASSPYLPTVFQEKRTVISPPLIGGALQRPLVVIAAPVLVDGNVVGVISGATNLALPNFLDDIAAQAYGHSGGYLLVSPRDGVFVTGTQSDYVMARVPESGINPQFDRYMSGYEGSGISVSSKGVAQLSSAHSIATPDWFLMSILPVSEAFAPIALLKKRILLLALGLTLVSGLLMAWVLRRHFRPLYQAIHSIRSAAREPDLFPQLLEVRMNDEIGELLKSFNVLLETLGQQHRELCARDELLAKLSSQIPGVLYQFRLGPDGQFTAPYVSHGIRKIFELEFEDVKDDVQAVFLRIHPDELDDVLRSIDESARNLTPWRSEFRVLLPGRGESWREGYAMPEMQDDGSVLWHGFITDIDERKMIEGRLHLLNEHLSEQVELEVRERLQSDAKYQNLFNTIPDAIFIHPLDENNMPGVFEEVNESACRLLGLSREEVLKLRPMDILPPEYHEQVAVRMEELLRKKHILLEQPLRTADGRVLTIERTSSLHAMNGRQILFSIVRDITEKKRLEREREMNQALLIQQSKLADLGHMIGAIAHQWKQPLNNIAIIAQSLPDMQETGELDRKTLVDYTGKLMNLIQFMNQTVDDFRSFYRPSREMAAFSPADDVRAVVQLLQDRLARHGIEVDMDTEGGPPAWGYSGEFRQAVLSVLNNAIDVLVERSVPQGHIAIELGVEGDFVMIAIEDNGGGISAELLPDKLFNAFTSTKGEEGTGIGLSLCRTIIEEKMGGRITARNTDGGARFTFWLPLHQEETREET from the coding sequence ATGAAAGCTATGGTTCGCAGACAGTCTTTTCAGCGCCGGGTACTGGTAACGACGCTGGCGATAATTTTTGCGGGTATCTGGTTTTTGTCATTTATTGTCACCAACTCCCTGCAGAAGGATATGGAGCGGTTACTGGCAAGCCAACAGTACGCTACGGTATCCCTGATGGCCCACCAGATTGAGCGGGGCTTTCAGGCTCGCGTCCAGGCCCTCGAAGAGTTGGCAGGCAGGGTTGGACAGCTGGGGATTGCCCATGATCCCGAGGCTATCCAGTCCATGCTCGAGTACCGGACTTCCCTGCATCAGCTCTTTAATGGCGGACTTCTCTTTGTGGATGAGGGTTTTACGGTTCGAGCCGATGCTCCGCCGCAGCCGGGACGTCGCGGTCTGACCTACGCCAGCAGCCCCTATCTGCCCACGGTTTTCCAGGAAAAGCGCACCGTCATCAGTCCGCCCCTCATTGGGGGAGCCCTGCAGAGGCCCCTGGTGGTTATCGCTGCTCCAGTCCTGGTTGACGGCAATGTGGTTGGCGTCATCAGCGGTGCTACCAATCTTGCCTTGCCGAATTTCCTGGACGATATTGCCGCCCAGGCTTATGGACACAGTGGCGGGTATCTGCTCGTCTCTCCCCGGGATGGGGTTTTTGTCACGGGAACCCAGAGCGATTATGTTATGGCAAGAGTGCCGGAATCCGGCATCAATCCGCAGTTTGATCGCTACATGTCGGGTTACGAGGGATCGGGGATTTCCGTCAGCTCAAAGGGGGTGGCCCAGCTCTCATCGGCCCACTCCATAGCCACTCCTGACTGGTTTCTGATGTCGATACTGCCTGTCAGTGAAGCCTTTGCACCCATTGCCCTCCTGAAGAAGCGCATCCTGCTCCTGGCCCTGGGTCTGACTCTGGTCAGTGGTCTGCTGATGGCCTGGGTTCTGCGTCGTCACTTCCGCCCTCTTTACCAGGCCATTCACAGCATCCGCAGCGCTGCCCGGGAGCCAGACCTCTTTCCTCAGCTCCTTGAGGTGCGGATGAATGACGAAATCGGCGAACTGCTCAAGAGCTTTAATGTCCTGCTGGAAACCCTTGGCCAGCAGCACCGCGAGCTGTGCGCCCGCGATGAATTGCTGGCCAAACTCTCCTCCCAGATTCCCGGCGTGCTGTACCAGTTTCGCCTCGGGCCCGATGGGCAGTTCACGGCACCCTATGTCAGCCATGGTATCCGGAAGATCTTCGAGCTGGAGTTTGAAGATGTCAAAGATGATGTCCAGGCAGTATTTCTGCGCATACACCCCGATGAGCTGGATGATGTGCTGCGCAGTATTGACGAATCGGCCCGCAACCTGACCCCCTGGCGTTCGGAGTTCCGGGTGCTCCTGCCCGGGCGGGGAGAGTCCTGGCGCGAAGGCTACGCCATGCCGGAAATGCAGGACGATGGCTCTGTGCTCTGGCATGGCTTCATTACGGATATTGACGAGCGCAAGATGATAGAGGGACGCCTTCACCTGTTGAACGAGCACCTTTCCGAACAGGTGGAGTTGGAGGTACGGGAGCGGCTGCAAAGCGACGCCAAGTACCAGAACCTTTTCAATACCATTCCCGACGCCATCTTTATTCACCCCCTGGACGAGAACAATATGCCCGGTGTCTTTGAAGAGGTGAACGAAAGCGCGTGTCGCCTGCTGGGTCTGAGTCGGGAAGAGGTGCTGAAGCTCAGGCCCATGGACATTCTGCCTCCCGAGTATCACGAACAGGTGGCTGTGCGCATGGAGGAGCTCCTTCGCAAGAAGCACATTCTCCTGGAGCAGCCCTTGCGCACGGCCGACGGGAGAGTTCTGACCATTGAGCGCACCTCCAGCCTGCATGCCATGAACGGACGCCAGATTCTGTTCAGTATCGTGCGGGACATCACCGAGAAAAAACGTCTGGAGCGCGAGCGGGAGATGAACCAGGCGCTGCTGATCCAGCAGTCAAAGCTGGCGGATCTGGGTCACATGATCGGCGCCATTGCCCATCAATGGAAGCAGCCCCTCAACAATATTGCCATTATTGCCCAGTCATTGCCTGACATGCAGGAAACGGGTGAGCTGGATCGAAAAACCCTGGTGGACTACACGGGTAAGCTGATGAACCTCATTCAGTTCATGAATCAGACTGTCGATGACTTCCGCAGCTTTTACCGGCCATCCCGTGAAATGGCGGCCTTCTCCCCCGCCGATGATGTCCGGGCGGTAGTCCAGCTGCTCCAGGATCGCCTGGCGCGCCATGGCATCGAAGTGGATATGGACACAGAGGGTGGCCCCCCTGCCTGGGGATACTCCGGAGAGTTCCGGCAGGCGGTGCTCTCTGTACTCAATAATGCCATTGATGTACTGGTGGAGCGCTCCGTGCCACAGGGCCATATCGCCATTGAGCTGGGTGTGGAGGGAGACTTTGTCATGATTGCCATCGAGGATAACGGGGGTGGTATTTCTGCGGAGCTGCTGCCCGACAAGCTTTTCAATGCCTTTACCAGCACCAAGGGAGAGGAGGGAACCGGCATCGGACTCTCGCTGTGCAGAACCATTATAGAAGAGAAGATGGGTGGGCGGATAACTGCCCGCAATACCGATGGCGGCGCGCGCTTCACCTTCTGGCTGCCGTTGCACCAGGAAGAAACAAGAGAGGAAACGTAA
- a CDS encoding PAS domain-containing sensor histidine kinase, which translates to MADTSKSPPHILFLHAFHASPFIQLLFRGNGELAEASDGALRALRCQREKLPEHPWLRQTDALQLNNAVKMVARTGEPAVTAIQLPQGEIFLELTQVSLTSQQTCWVLATQTELTDTIASGSSPGLQKRKEELLANRQRWQFALEGTNIGVWDWNIQSSEVYFSPRWKEILGYRDHELPNSLEQWQQRIHPDDYQRVMQAHEPAFSKSDRLYRSEYRLRHRDGNYRWISSQGKVMSWARDGTPLRMIGTHADITERKILEEQQERMVRILEATTDSVNIATPDGTMIFWNSHGRAMVGVEPDEDVTAISFDLFHPPKSLKILTRVAIPSAITNGIWQGENVITNRHGKTIPVTQVIIAHRDQQGNLEYLSSIMRDMSPQKKVEEALRSSEQRLWRLLESTPLGVVIINSCGTIEWVNPAMCHKVHYHFESLAGHSLTKILPEESRMAWHQWFEQFGNAHTSSSEEWKFVRRGGESFLAEIVSTSFADTSGQWRMVAYVTDITKRKRFEDELLRSLRQQEELNELKSTFVQMVSHEFRTPLAGIMGSAELLKKYLERLSPERRDEHLDTILSGVQRMVFMMEEILALGAMDSGQTNFSPSPVDLVAMCRAIQDQLHSIFPGQRIQLDFRDIPTCAMLDESLLHHILTNLLSNALKYSPATSPVHFSIFNTTKELCFRVTDFGIGIPESDRGRLFEAFFRGSNASHIQGTGIGMMIVKRCLDLHNGTIQIQSKPNQGSTFTVTIPLSQCIAEEKS; encoded by the coding sequence ATGGCTGACACTTCCAAATCTCCGCCTCACATACTGTTTCTGCACGCATTTCATGCTTCTCCCTTTATTCAGCTGCTTTTCCGTGGCAATGGGGAGCTGGCGGAAGCCAGCGATGGAGCGCTGCGAGCGCTGAGATGCCAGCGGGAGAAGCTTCCCGAGCACCCATGGTTACGACAAACAGACGCGCTTCAACTCAACAATGCCGTGAAAATGGTCGCCAGGACAGGCGAACCCGCTGTCACAGCAATCCAGTTGCCCCAAGGTGAAATTTTCCTGGAGTTGACGCAGGTATCCTTGACATCGCAGCAGACCTGCTGGGTTCTGGCAACACAGACTGAGCTCACAGACACCATTGCTTCGGGCAGCTCTCCAGGCTTGCAAAAGCGCAAAGAGGAGTTACTTGCCAACAGACAACGTTGGCAATTTGCGCTGGAAGGCACCAATATTGGCGTCTGGGACTGGAATATCCAGAGTTCAGAGGTCTATTTTTCTCCACGCTGGAAGGAAATTCTGGGTTACCGCGACCATGAACTTCCCAACTCCCTGGAACAGTGGCAACAGCGCATTCACCCTGATGACTACCAGCGCGTCATGCAGGCCCACGAGCCTGCCTTCAGCAAGTCTGACCGGCTCTATCGATCGGAGTACAGACTGCGGCATCGCGACGGTAATTATCGCTGGATCAGCTCCCAGGGAAAGGTCATGAGCTGGGCCAGAGACGGAACGCCCCTGCGCATGATCGGCACCCATGCCGATATCACGGAACGTAAAATCCTCGAAGAACAGCAGGAGCGCATGGTGCGCATCCTGGAAGCCACCACCGACAGCGTCAATATTGCCACCCCCGACGGCACCATGATCTTCTGGAATTCCCACGGACGCGCCATGGTCGGAGTTGAACCCGACGAAGACGTCACTGCCATCTCTTTTGACCTCTTCCACCCTCCAAAATCCCTGAAGATTCTCACCAGAGTTGCGATTCCCTCTGCCATCACCAATGGGATCTGGCAGGGCGAAAACGTCATAACCAACCGACACGGAAAAACCATTCCCGTTACACAGGTCATAATCGCCCATCGCGACCAGCAGGGAAACCTGGAGTACCTTTCATCTATCATGCGCGACATGAGCCCCCAGAAAAAGGTTGAAGAAGCGTTGCGCAGCAGTGAACAACGGCTGTGGCGCCTGCTGGAGAGTACACCACTGGGAGTTGTGATCATAAACTCATGTGGCACCATTGAGTGGGTGAATCCGGCCATGTGTCACAAGGTGCATTATCACTTTGAATCCCTGGCAGGGCACAGCCTGACAAAAATCCTGCCAGAAGAGAGCCGCATGGCCTGGCACCAGTGGTTCGAGCAGTTTGGCAACGCTCACACCAGCTCCAGCGAAGAGTGGAAATTCGTGCGACGTGGGGGCGAGAGCTTTCTGGCAGAGATTGTTTCAACGAGTTTTGCCGACACCAGCGGCCAGTGGCGCATGGTCGCTTATGTCACAGACATAACAAAGCGCAAGCGCTTTGAAGATGAGCTGTTGCGCAGTCTGCGTCAACAGGAGGAACTCAATGAACTCAAAAGCACCTTTGTACAGATGGTCTCCCACGAGTTCCGCACTCCACTGGCTGGCATCATGGGCTCGGCGGAACTGTTGAAAAAATATTTGGAGCGCCTGAGCCCTGAGCGCCGGGATGAACATCTGGATACTATCCTCAGCGGGGTACAGCGAATGGTCTTCATGATGGAGGAGATCCTGGCTCTGGGCGCCATGGACTCCGGACAAACGAACTTCAGCCCATCTCCTGTTGATCTGGTGGCCATGTGCCGCGCGATTCAGGATCAGCTGCACAGTATCTTCCCCGGCCAGCGCATCCAACTTGACTTCAGGGATATTCCGACTTGTGCCATGCTGGACGAATCCCTGCTGCACCACATCCTCACCAACCTGCTGAGTAATGCCCTGAAGTATTCGCCCGCCACATCACCGGTACACTTTTCCATATTCAATACCACCAAAGAACTGTGTTTCCGCGTTACCGACTTCGGGATAGGTATTCCCGAAAGCGATCGCGGGCGCCTGTTTGAAGCTTTTTTTCGCGGCAGCAACGCCAGCCATATTCAGGGAACCGGCATCGGCATGATGATCGTCAAGCGCTGCCTCGACCTGCACAACGGCACCATCCAGATACAGAGCAAACCGAACCAGGGCAGCACGTTCACCGTAACCATACCCCTATCCCAGTGTATTGCGGAGGAGAAATCATGA
- a CDS encoding response regulator: protein MPAKASPMRILVVEDDETLRNNLTTILALEGYSVATAENGQRGIERVSKEKFDLIITDISMPRLGGVQMIDSIRKRSFLNADTPIIVFSGTINMDVAHGIKGKVTKAFCKPVESVEVLNYIRIHLDPNFL, encoded by the coding sequence ATGCCCGCAAAAGCCTCACCAATGCGCATTCTGGTCGTCGAAGATGATGAAACCCTGCGCAATAACCTCACCACCATTCTCGCCCTTGAGGGATACAGCGTCGCCACTGCCGAAAATGGTCAACGTGGCATTGAGCGAGTATCCAAGGAAAAGTTTGATCTCATCATCACCGATATCTCTATGCCCAGGCTAGGTGGTGTTCAAATGATCGACAGCATCCGCAAGCGCAGTTTTCTGAATGCAGATACTCCTATCATCGTTTTCAGCGGCACCATCAATATGGATGTAGCGCACGGGATCAAGGGTAAGGTCACCAAAGCCTTCTGCAAACCAGTTGAGTCCGTTGAAGTTCTCAACTACATTCGGATACACCTGGATCCGAATTTTTTGTAG
- a CDS encoding IS5 family transposase (programmed frameshift) produces MSKVQSWEVSDAFWQRVEPLLPIQQRDLDKVYKRKPGGGRKRLNPRKAFSGIVYVLRTGCQWKAIPKEQFGCASAVHKYFIEWSKAGVFEAIWRQGLAEYDEMEGIAWEWQSIDGGMYKAPMALETVGKNPTDRGKNGSKRHVLVDGRGVPLSIVVTGANRHDVSQLEAVLDGVVFEKPAEQEQHLCADCGYKGKQALSSILQRGYIPHVKQRKEEIEDKKRDPSKKARRWIVEASISWFNRFRKIHVRFEKLEVTHYGLTCLAAAIITYRKIGVIYG; encoded by the exons ATGTCTAAAGTGCAATCATGGGAAGTCTCAGATGCTTTCTGGCAAAGAGTTGAGCCTTTGCTGCCAATCCAGCAAAGAGATCTTGACAAGGTCTACAAGCGCAAGCCTGGTGGTGGGCGCAAGCGACTTAACCCCAGGAAGGCGTTTTCCGGCATTGTCTATGTTCTGCGCACCGGTTGTCAGTGGAAAGCGATACCCAAGGAGCAGTTTGGTTGCGCCAGTGCCGTGCACAAGTACTTCATTGAGTGGAGTAAGGCCGGTGTATTCGAAGCTATTTGGCGTCAAGGGCTGGCTGAGTACGACGAGATGGAGGGAATTGCCTGGGAGTGGCAAAGCATAGATGGCGGAATGTACAAAGCACCAATGGCTCTTGAAACCGTAGGGAAGAACCCGACGGATCGGGGA AAAAACGGGAGCAAGCGTCATGTCCTGGTGGACGGTCGTGGCGTCCCGTTGTCCATCGTCGTAACCGGAGCGAACCGGCATGATGTGAGCCAGCTTGAAGCTGTTCTTGATGGCGTAGTCTTCGAGAAGCCTGCAGAGCAGGAGCAGCATCTTTGCGCAGATTGTGGCTACAAGGGAAAGCAGGCGCTCAGCAGCATTCTTCAGCGCGGATACATACCCCATGTAAAGCAGCGAAAAGAAGAGATCGAGGACAAGAAGCGTGACCCATCAAAGAAGGCGAGGCGCTGGATAGTGGAAGCATCTATTTCCTGGTTCAACCGTTTCAGGAAGATTCATGTGCGCTTTGAGAAGCTTGAGGTCACTCACTACGGGTTGACGTGTCTTGCGGCAGCCATAATCACATACAGGAAAATCGGCGTAATTTATGGATAA
- a CDS encoding ATP-binding protein, translated as MKRSIGNSLPLKLIIMVFCILSIAILWATGLWHITNSRSQSLQQVKQNLDNLTFAQEKYVKLTIGSIDMIIRETLHALSTEDLLDNTDSGRQRLQSVIERIPEVSGISVIAPSGQISLIAWRNQEHPRPDLDALDRTYFTIHSDPGHGLYIGTPLRSKLCGQWFIPISRAQHTEDHLDFVVMAAIDSQVFQQYFESLNIGRTGTMALWRKPHGEALLHHPFREELQGIAMENNPVFLDNRWYHNPHDSFLCQFPDRQDTCYVSYRTVEQLPLVVSTTMQAEEYLAQWHQDRLLTIAIMVLLSAVLGGFGLYILRQLSLQEKTEKALRASRNNFEMLLDSMDAIIYVSDIRTHELIYLNQMARKLYGDVIGEKCWKYIQENQQQPCPFCRYHLLVDENGQPNGENIVWENQTPSTGQWFQRRDRSIHWSDGRVVHLQIANDITELKEAEAQIRANLEEERSINKMKNTFIQTVSHEFRTPLAGIMGSAEILERYFERISEEQRAQHLLSIRNGVKRMVAILEDVLILGSLDSGQTAFNPQPLNLVSLCHTIVTEMQQIYRDREIHIDAGQIPNNIDADAKLLRYIVTNLLSNALKYSPFEKPVHLQISQQHEEYIIVCVRDEGIGIPEDEQKNMFQSFYRCSNTEGIKGTGLGLIIVQKCVFLHGGTIEFTSKAGQGTSFYFYLPIHSRCHIPATP; from the coding sequence ATGAAGCGCTCCATCGGGAACTCCCTGCCGCTCAAACTCATTATTATGGTTTTCTGCATCCTCAGCATTGCCATTCTGTGGGCAACTGGTCTGTGGCATATCACAAATTCCCGCTCCCAGAGCCTTCAGCAGGTCAAACAGAATCTCGACAACCTGACCTTTGCCCAGGAAAAATATGTCAAGCTGACCATCGGATCCATCGACATGATCATCCGGGAGACCCTGCACGCCCTTTCAACAGAAGACCTTCTGGATAATACCGATTCTGGCAGGCAGCGCCTGCAGTCCGTCATTGAGCGTATACCCGAAGTATCCGGTATAAGTGTCATCGCCCCCTCAGGCCAGATAAGCCTCATCGCCTGGCGCAACCAGGAGCATCCCAGGCCGGATCTTGATGCCCTGGACCGAACGTACTTCACCATCCACTCAGATCCCGGCCACGGCCTGTATATAGGCACACCCTTGCGGAGCAAGCTTTGCGGACAATGGTTCATTCCCATCAGTCGCGCTCAGCACACTGAAGATCACCTGGATTTCGTAGTCATGGCTGCCATTGACTCCCAGGTATTCCAGCAGTACTTCGAGTCGCTGAACATCGGTCGCACCGGTACCATGGCACTCTGGCGCAAGCCACACGGCGAAGCCCTTCTGCACCATCCCTTTCGCGAAGAGCTTCAGGGTATCGCCATGGAAAACAACCCTGTCTTCCTTGACAATCGATGGTATCACAATCCCCACGACAGCTTTCTGTGCCAGTTTCCAGACAGGCAGGACACCTGCTACGTCAGCTATCGCACGGTCGAACAGCTGCCCCTGGTGGTGAGCACCACCATGCAGGCAGAGGAGTACCTGGCGCAGTGGCACCAGGACAGGCTGCTCACCATTGCGATCATGGTGCTCCTCTCAGCGGTACTCGGTGGCTTCGGACTCTATATCCTGCGACAGCTTTCCCTGCAGGAAAAGACGGAAAAAGCTCTGCGCGCTTCGCGCAACAACTTCGAAATGCTGCTGGACAGCATGGACGCCATTATTTATGTCTCCGACATACGCACCCATGAACTGATCTATCTCAACCAGATGGCCAGAAAACTCTATGGCGACGTCATCGGGGAAAAGTGCTGGAAGTATATTCAGGAAAACCAGCAGCAACCCTGCCCATTCTGTCGCTATCACCTGCTGGTTGATGAAAATGGCCAACCCAATGGGGAAAATATTGTATGGGAAAACCAGACACCTTCAACAGGACAATGGTTTCAGCGGCGGGATCGCTCCATTCACTGGAGTGATGGAAGAGTCGTGCACCTGCAGATTGCCAACGACATCACAGAACTCAAAGAAGCAGAAGCACAGATACGCGCCAACCTGGAAGAGGAGCGCAGTATAAATAAAATGAAAAACACCTTTATTCAGACCGTCTCCCATGAATTCCGCACTCCATTGGCAGGCATCATGGGATCAGCTGAAATCCTGGAACGGTACTTTGAGCGCATCAGTGAGGAGCAGCGCGCACAGCATCTTCTCTCCATCCGTAATGGAGTCAAGCGCATGGTTGCCATACTGGAAGATGTCCTGATCCTGGGCAGCCTGGATTCCGGGCAAACCGCCTTCAACCCCCAACCCCTCAATCTGGTCAGCCTTTGTCATACCATCGTGACAGAAATGCAGCAGATCTACCGGGATCGTGAAATCCATATTGATGCCGGGCAGATTCCCAATAACATTGATGCCGACGCAAAACTTCTGCGCTACATCGTCACCAACCTGCTGAGCAATGCCCTGAAGTACTCACCCTTTGAGAAGCCGGTTCATCTGCAGATATCACAACAGCATGAGGAGTATATTATCGTCTGCGTCCGGGACGAAGGCATTGGCATACCGGAGGATGAACAAAAGAACATGTTTCAGTCCTTCTATCGCTGTTCCAACACCGAGGGCATCAAGGGAACCGGGCTGGGGCTGATCATCGTGCAGAAATGTGTCTTTCTTCATGGAGGAACCATAGAGTTCACCAGCAAGGCAGGGCAGGGAACCTCATTCTACTTCTACCTTCCCATCCATTCCCGCTGCCATATTCCCGCCACGCCCTGA
- a CDS encoding hybrid sensor histidine kinase/response regulator yields MRRILLIEDDPVLRHNMVELLTLENYDVDDAQDGEEGVRKALESHHDLVLCDIMMPKMDGYQVFEALKSHPRTASIPFLFLTAKVDKEDVRRGMVMGADDYIQKPAPIEELLQAIEVRLRKKRLQLEQEQQRSEALCSELASRIPHELITPLNSILGYAELIIEEEPSNLSHQEIVPMACAIQSAAERLMETIHKYLLYNELQFLRFTGNRSGSGEIRDNLCTITRHIGSDVAKKWKRIEDMEIALPEYPIHACIPYFSHVVRQLTDNACKFSAAGSPITLQCRLTGNSITLSVSDQGRGIPAENLDQLGAFQQFERHHYEQQGSGLGLAIVKLILQHSQGSLDIQSIPDQGTTVTLGFPVTVDAP; encoded by the coding sequence ATGAGACGAATTCTGCTGATCGAAGATGATCCGGTACTACGCCACAATATGGTAGAGCTGCTGACCCTGGAAAATTATGACGTCGATGACGCCCAGGACGGAGAGGAAGGGGTACGCAAGGCCCTCGAAAGCCATCATGATCTGGTTCTGTGCGATATCATGATGCCGAAAATGGATGGGTATCAGGTATTTGAAGCCCTCAAGAGCCATCCGCGCACCGCCAGCATTCCCTTCCTCTTCCTCACGGCCAAGGTTGACAAGGAAGACGTGCGACGAGGAATGGTGATGGGTGCCGATGACTATATCCAAAAACCCGCGCCTATTGAGGAGCTGCTGCAGGCCATAGAGGTTCGTCTGCGGAAAAAACGCCTGCAGCTGGAGCAGGAGCAGCAACGTTCGGAGGCCCTGTGCTCAGAGCTGGCATCGCGAATCCCCCATGAACTCATCACCCCTCTCAACAGTATCCTGGGATATGCAGAGCTGATTATTGAAGAAGAGCCGAGCAACCTCAGTCACCAGGAAATCGTCCCCATGGCCTGCGCCATCCAAAGTGCTGCAGAACGCTTGATGGAAACCATCCACAAGTATCTGCTCTATAATGAGCTGCAGTTTCTGCGCTTCACCGGCAACAGGAGCGGCTCCGGTGAGATACGAGACAACCTGTGCACTATAACCAGGCATATTGGCAGTGACGTTGCGAAAAAGTGGAAGCGCATCGAAGACATGGAAATTGCGCTTCCCGAATATCCCATTCACGCCTGCATTCCCTACTTTTCCCATGTGGTGCGACAGCTGACAGATAACGCCTGCAAGTTTTCTGCAGCAGGCAGCCCGATTACCTTGCAATGCCGCCTGACAGGTAATTCCATAACCCTGAGTGTCAGCGATCAGGGGCGAGGCATTCCCGCAGAAAACCTCGACCAACTGGGAGCATTTCAGCAATTTGAACGCCATCATTACGAGCAGCAGGGTTCAGGACTGGGACTGGCAATTGTGAAACTTATTCTCCAGCACAGCCAGGGCTCTCTGGACATTCAGAGCATCCCTGACCAGGGGACAACCGTGACCCTGGGTTTTCCTGTCACTGTGGACGCACCATGA